A part of Primulina eburnea isolate SZY01 chromosome 10, ASM2296580v1, whole genome shotgun sequence genomic DNA contains:
- the LOC140842787 gene encoding uncharacterized protein has product MSVSLTVMTFNLLEDQPEDSPNSWQKRKELCVTVITSYSPMILCTQQGVKSQLDYLQQCLPGYEQFGVSRKGFEDTSDQHCTIFYDKDKVELLEGGTFWLSESPSVPGSISWGSTDPCISTWATFHLKGVEPPGFSFQIVNTYMDEFTPRARRRGALLTWQHIASLPPSLPVVYCGGFNAQKESTTGRFLLGRSREHGVVGDMRDAWPNARTRKNVSLIRTYHGFKGDKQGVLEFLKLIFRALCLCWDRQTQDLHIDWILFRGRSLIPFSCEVVSDNVDGYYPSLHYPMFAEFMLPRTVRFIEAPAQE; this is encoded by the exons ATGAGTGTTTCTCTGACTGTAATGACCTTTAATCTTCTCGAGGACCAGCCAGAGGACAGTCCAAACTCATGGCAGAAGAGGAAAGAGTTGTGTGTAACAGTGATAACCAGTTATTCTCCAATGATTCTTTGCACGCAGCAAG GTGTGAAGTCACAGTTAGACTACCTACAGCAATGCTTGCCAG GTTATGAACAATTTGGAGTTTCAAGGAAAGGATTTGAAGATACCTCAGATCAGCATTGCACCATCTTTTATGACAAGGATAAG GTTGAGTTGTTAGAAGGTGGAACCTTCTGGTTGTCAGAGTCACCTTCAGTGCCTGGAAGCATCTCGTGGGGTTCCACAGATCCGTGCATTTCAACATGGGCT ACATTTCATCTCAAAGGAGTCGAGCCACCCGGTTTTTCATTTCAGATAGTGAATACATACATGGATGAGTTTACTCCTCGTGCTCGAAGACGTGGTGCTTTACTTACGTGGCAACATATAGCGTCCTTACCTCCTAGCTTGCCTGTTGTATACTGTGGGGGGTTTAACGCACAAAAGGAATCAACAACGGGGCGTTTTCTTCTTGGAAGATCAAG GGAACATGGTGTTGTAGGTGATATGAGGGATGCTTGGCCCAACGCACGTACGAGGAAAAATGTATCTTTAATTCGCACTTACCATGGGTTTAAAG GTGACAAGCAAGGAGTTCTTGAGTTCCTAAAGTTAATTTTTCGAGCACTTTGTCTTTGTTGGGATCGACAAACTCAAGATCTTCACATTGACTGGATTCTTTTCAGAGGCAGATCATTGATCCCTTTCTCGTGTGAGGTGGTTAGTGACAATGTTGATGGTTATTATCCTTCGTTGCACTATCCTATGTTTGCAGAATTTATGCTTCCGCGCACAGTTAGATTCATTGAAGCGCCTGCTCAAGAATGA
- the LOC140842786 gene encoding probable cyclic nucleotide-gated ion channel 5 isoform X2: protein MRKGSQGLKSIGRSLGFGVSRAVFAEDLRVSEKKIFDPQDKFLTLWNKLFVMSCILGVSVDPLFFYLPIFTQSANCLDIDRKLAITATTLRTVVDAFYLIHMVLQFRTAYIAPSSRVFGRGELVIDPAKIAKRYLKCHFIIDFLAVLPLPQIIVWRFLQRSKGSDVLATKQALLFIILLQYIPRFLRIFPLTSELKRTSGVFAESAWAGAVSYLLLYMLASHIVGAFWYLLSVERNDTCWQKACKHTNDCHKDFLYCGNQKMNGYDVWSNISSTILSSACPVDDENNPPFDFGIFRQALSSDIVSSKNFLSKYCYCLWWGLQNLSTLGQGLQTSTYPGESIFSIALAILGLILFALLIGNMQTYLQSLTIRLEEMRVKRRDSEQWMHHRLLPQDLRERVRRYDQYKWLETRGVDEESLVQTLPKDLRRDIKRHLCLALVKRVPLFENMDERLLDAICERLKPSLFTDNTYIVREGDPVDEMIFLIRGRLESVTTDGGRSGFFNRSLLKEGDFCGEELLTWALDPKSGANLPSSTRTVKALTEVEAFALSADELKFVAGQFRRLHSRQVQHTFRFYSQQWRTWAACFIQAAWRRYSKRKILELRKKEEEAEELAAASGNASGGSYSIGATFLASRFAANALRGVHRNRNLKSARELVKLQKPPEPDFTADAD from the exons ATGAGGAAAGGATCCCAAGGACTAAAATCCATAGGCCGGTCCCTTGGATTTGGCGTATCTCGGGCAGTATTTGCCGAAGATCTCAGAGTGTCAGAGAAGAAGATATTTGACCCTCAAGATAAATTTCTGACACTTTGGAACAAGCTTTTTGTAATGTCATGTATTCTGGGTGTATCTGTGGATCCACTTTTTTTCTATCTTCCCATTTTTACTCAATCAGCAAACTGCTTAGATATAGATCGAAAGTTAGCGATCACGGCTACGACACTGCGGACAGTTGTTGATGCTTTCTATCTTATTCACATGGTTCTCCAATTTCGAACAGCTTATATTGCTCCATCATCTCGAGTGTTTGGGAGAGGTGAACTTGTCATAGATCCTGCAAAAATCGCTAAACGATACTTGAAGTGCCATTTTATCATCGATTTCCTTGCTGTGCTGCCCCTACCACAG ATTATCGTATGGAGATTTCTGCAGAGGTCAAAAGGCTCTGATGTACTGGCGACGAAACAGGCACTACTTTTTATCATTTTGCTTCAGTATATTCCTAGATTTCTGAGAATTTTTCCGTTGACTTCGGAATTGAAAAGAACTTCTGGTGTCTTCGCTGAATCTGCATGGGCTGGTGCAGTTTCTTATTTGCTGCTGTACATGCTCGCCAGTCAT ATAGTTGGGGCATTCTGGTATTTATTGTCTGTGGAACGTAATGATACCTGCTGGCAGAAAGCTTGTAAACACACCAACGATTGCCACAAAGATTTCTTATATTGCGGGAATCAGAAGATGAATGGCTATGATGTCTGGAGCAACATCAGCAGTACTATCTTAAGCTCGGCTTGCCCCGTGGATGATGAAAATAATCCACCATTTGATTTTGGAATTTTTAGGCAGGCGTTGTCATCTGACATTGTTTCATCTAAAAATTTCCTGTCAAAATACTGTTACTGTCTGTGGTGGGGGCTGCAAAATTTGAG CACACTTGGCCAGGGGCTTCAAACCAGTACCTACCCTGGAGAGTCTATATTCAGCATCGCCCTTGCCATTTTGGGACTTATTCTATTTGCATTGTTAATTGGAAACATGCAG ACATATCTCCAGTCACTTACTATTCGACTTGAAGAGATGAGAGTAAAACGGCGTGACTCGGAGCAATGGATGCATCATCGTTTGCTCCCCCAAGATCTCAGGGAGCGAGTTAGACGTTATGATCAATACAAGTGGTTGGAAACACGTGGTGTTGATGAAGAGAGTTTGGTGCAAACTCTACCCAAGGATCTTCGAAGAGATATAAAACGGCATCTCTGTCTGGCCCTCGTCAAAAGG GTCCCTCTCTTCGAGAATATGGATGAGAGGTTGCTTGACGCCATTTGTGAGAGGCTCAAGCCTTCTCTATTCACAGATAATACTTACATTGTTCGGGAAGGAGATCCGGTTGATGAGATGATATTCCTAATTCGTGGTCGTCTTGAGAGTGTGACTACTGATGGTGGAAGAAGTGGATTCTTCAACAGAAGTTTACTGAAAGAAGGAGATTTTTGTGGGGAGGAGCTTTTGACCTGGGCTCTTGATCCCAAATCTGGTGCTAATTTACCATCTTCCACTCGAACTGTGAAGGCTTTAACTGAAGTTGAAGCTTTTGCCCTTTCAGCCGATGAGTTAAAATTTGTCGCTGGTCAGTTCAGACGTCTCCACAGTAGACAAGTCCAACACACATTCCGCTTCTACTCACAGCAGTGGCGTACTTGGGCTGCTTGCTTCATTCAAGCAGCTTGGCGTCGCTATTCAAAGAGGAAAATCTTGGAACTTAGAAAGAAGGAAGAAGAAGCTGAAGAGTTAGCTGCAGCTAGCGGCAATGCTAGTGGAGGTTCATACAGCATCGGTGCAACATTCCTGGCTTCTCGATTTGCTGCAAATGCTCTTCGTGGAGTTCATAGAAATCGAAATCTCAAGAGTGCTCGAGAGTTGGTCAAACTGCAGAAGCCCCCAGAGCCTGATTTTACAGCAGATGCTGATTGA
- the LOC140842786 gene encoding probable cyclic nucleotide-gated ion channel 5 isoform X1: protein MFDLSGQRDKFQRLDDLNSRFSSPSSSDVSNKCGFNIDAVGHVRHPIHSPAFKRGMRKGSQGLKSIGRSLGFGVSRAVFAEDLRVSEKKIFDPQDKFLTLWNKLFVMSCILGVSVDPLFFYLPIFTQSANCLDIDRKLAITATTLRTVVDAFYLIHMVLQFRTAYIAPSSRVFGRGELVIDPAKIAKRYLKCHFIIDFLAVLPLPQIIVWRFLQRSKGSDVLATKQALLFIILLQYIPRFLRIFPLTSELKRTSGVFAESAWAGAVSYLLLYMLASHIVGAFWYLLSVERNDTCWQKACKHTNDCHKDFLYCGNQKMNGYDVWSNISSTILSSACPVDDENNPPFDFGIFRQALSSDIVSSKNFLSKYCYCLWWGLQNLSTLGQGLQTSTYPGESIFSIALAILGLILFALLIGNMQTYLQSLTIRLEEMRVKRRDSEQWMHHRLLPQDLRERVRRYDQYKWLETRGVDEESLVQTLPKDLRRDIKRHLCLALVKRVPLFENMDERLLDAICERLKPSLFTDNTYIVREGDPVDEMIFLIRGRLESVTTDGGRSGFFNRSLLKEGDFCGEELLTWALDPKSGANLPSSTRTVKALTEVEAFALSADELKFVAGQFRRLHSRQVQHTFRFYSQQWRTWAACFIQAAWRRYSKRKILELRKKEEEAEELAAASGNASGGSYSIGATFLASRFAANALRGVHRNRNLKSARELVKLQKPPEPDFTADAD from the exons ATGTTTGATCTCAGTGGGCAGCGTGACAAGTTTCAAAG GTTGGACGACCTGAACTCCAGATTTTCGTCCCCGTCATCTTCAGATGTATCGAACAAATGTGGCTTCAATATTGATGCTGTTGGCCATGTTAGGCATCCAATTCACTCTCCAGCATTTAAGAGAGGAATGAGGAAAGGATCCCAAGGACTAAAATCCATAGGCCGGTCCCTTGGATTTGGCGTATCTCGGGCAGTATTTGCCGAAGATCTCAGAGTGTCAGAGAAGAAGATATTTGACCCTCAAGATAAATTTCTGACACTTTGGAACAAGCTTTTTGTAATGTCATGTATTCTGGGTGTATCTGTGGATCCACTTTTTTTCTATCTTCCCATTTTTACTCAATCAGCAAACTGCTTAGATATAGATCGAAAGTTAGCGATCACGGCTACGACACTGCGGACAGTTGTTGATGCTTTCTATCTTATTCACATGGTTCTCCAATTTCGAACAGCTTATATTGCTCCATCATCTCGAGTGTTTGGGAGAGGTGAACTTGTCATAGATCCTGCAAAAATCGCTAAACGATACTTGAAGTGCCATTTTATCATCGATTTCCTTGCTGTGCTGCCCCTACCACAG ATTATCGTATGGAGATTTCTGCAGAGGTCAAAAGGCTCTGATGTACTGGCGACGAAACAGGCACTACTTTTTATCATTTTGCTTCAGTATATTCCTAGATTTCTGAGAATTTTTCCGTTGACTTCGGAATTGAAAAGAACTTCTGGTGTCTTCGCTGAATCTGCATGGGCTGGTGCAGTTTCTTATTTGCTGCTGTACATGCTCGCCAGTCAT ATAGTTGGGGCATTCTGGTATTTATTGTCTGTGGAACGTAATGATACCTGCTGGCAGAAAGCTTGTAAACACACCAACGATTGCCACAAAGATTTCTTATATTGCGGGAATCAGAAGATGAATGGCTATGATGTCTGGAGCAACATCAGCAGTACTATCTTAAGCTCGGCTTGCCCCGTGGATGATGAAAATAATCCACCATTTGATTTTGGAATTTTTAGGCAGGCGTTGTCATCTGACATTGTTTCATCTAAAAATTTCCTGTCAAAATACTGTTACTGTCTGTGGTGGGGGCTGCAAAATTTGAG CACACTTGGCCAGGGGCTTCAAACCAGTACCTACCCTGGAGAGTCTATATTCAGCATCGCCCTTGCCATTTTGGGACTTATTCTATTTGCATTGTTAATTGGAAACATGCAG ACATATCTCCAGTCACTTACTATTCGACTTGAAGAGATGAGAGTAAAACGGCGTGACTCGGAGCAATGGATGCATCATCGTTTGCTCCCCCAAGATCTCAGGGAGCGAGTTAGACGTTATGATCAATACAAGTGGTTGGAAACACGTGGTGTTGATGAAGAGAGTTTGGTGCAAACTCTACCCAAGGATCTTCGAAGAGATATAAAACGGCATCTCTGTCTGGCCCTCGTCAAAAGG GTCCCTCTCTTCGAGAATATGGATGAGAGGTTGCTTGACGCCATTTGTGAGAGGCTCAAGCCTTCTCTATTCACAGATAATACTTACATTGTTCGGGAAGGAGATCCGGTTGATGAGATGATATTCCTAATTCGTGGTCGTCTTGAGAGTGTGACTACTGATGGTGGAAGAAGTGGATTCTTCAACAGAAGTTTACTGAAAGAAGGAGATTTTTGTGGGGAGGAGCTTTTGACCTGGGCTCTTGATCCCAAATCTGGTGCTAATTTACCATCTTCCACTCGAACTGTGAAGGCTTTAACTGAAGTTGAAGCTTTTGCCCTTTCAGCCGATGAGTTAAAATTTGTCGCTGGTCAGTTCAGACGTCTCCACAGTAGACAAGTCCAACACACATTCCGCTTCTACTCACAGCAGTGGCGTACTTGGGCTGCTTGCTTCATTCAAGCAGCTTGGCGTCGCTATTCAAAGAGGAAAATCTTGGAACTTAGAAAGAAGGAAGAAGAAGCTGAAGAGTTAGCTGCAGCTAGCGGCAATGCTAGTGGAGGTTCATACAGCATCGGTGCAACATTCCTGGCTTCTCGATTTGCTGCAAATGCTCTTCGTGGAGTTCATAGAAATCGAAATCTCAAGAGTGCTCGAGAGTTGGTCAAACTGCAGAAGCCCCCAGAGCCTGATTTTACAGCAGATGCTGATTGA